Proteins encoded together in one Bradyrhizobium sp. CB82 window:
- the ccmC gene encoding heme ABC transporter permease CcmC — MKLSFSAYSNPGNFVRITAKLLPLLWGSTAVAFALGLFGTFGAPPDYQQGETARIMYIHVPAAWTAMLAYTLMVVSSLGSLVWRHPLADAAQKAAAPLGAAFAFICLVTGSLWGKPMWGTYWVWDARLTSMLVLLLIYLGLIALWQTIEDPSRAARAVSIMTLVGFIDIPIVKFSVDWWNTLHQPASVFRMEGTAIAGSMLWPLIVMALAYTLLFVTLHVMAVRNEIMRRRARRLAITLAVNGEAAMTRMLSAEIAS, encoded by the coding sequence TTGAAGCTCAGCTTTAGCGCCTATAGCAATCCGGGCAATTTCGTGCGCATTACCGCAAAGCTGCTTCCGTTGCTTTGGGGTTCGACAGCCGTCGCGTTCGCGCTTGGTCTATTTGGAACGTTCGGTGCGCCCCCCGACTATCAGCAAGGTGAGACGGCGCGAATAATGTACATCCACGTCCCCGCCGCCTGGACAGCGATGCTCGCCTACACGTTGATGGTGGTGTCTTCGCTTGGATCATTGGTATGGCGTCATCCACTCGCCGATGCGGCTCAAAAAGCGGCCGCACCCCTAGGCGCAGCTTTCGCTTTCATCTGCCTGGTCACGGGCTCGTTGTGGGGCAAACCAATGTGGGGCACATATTGGGTCTGGGACGCACGGCTCACTTCCATGCTGGTTCTGCTTCTCATTTATCTCGGTCTCATCGCGCTCTGGCAGACAATCGAGGACCCGAGTAGAGCGGCACGAGCAGTTTCGATTATGACCCTGGTCGGTTTTATCGATATTCCGATTGTGAAGTTCTCGGTTGATTGGTGGAACACGCTCCACCAACCGGCGTCGGTGTTCCGGATGGAGGGCACGGCGATTGCTGGCTCGATGCTATGGCCGCTGATCGTTATGGCGCTCGCATACACACTTTTGTTCGTGACTCTCCACGTTATGGCGGTTCGCAACGAGATCATGCGACGCCGAGCCCGGCGGCTTGCGATCACGCTAGCGGTAAATGGCGAGGCGGCGATGACCCGTATGCTGTCTGCCGAAATAGCTTCCTGA
- a CDS encoding DsbE family thiol:disulfide interchange protein has protein sequence MSNIPASIHLSSSATPPQRRVARLWVVIPLLVFCGIAALLLVRLGAGDPSLVPSALIGRSVPQFALKPLEGLSTSGPPGLSSADLRRGHVTILNVFASWCVECREEEGALMALASDPALQRRGVKLTGIVYKDDPKNALAYLVAHGNPFAQVGTDRSGRTGIDFGVYGVPETYVIKGDGTIAYKLVGGISDASRPGLMAAIAEAARP, from the coding sequence ATGAGCAATATCCCGGCCTCAATTCACCTATCATCGAGTGCCACGCCGCCTCAACGCCGAGTGGCCCGCTTGTGGGTGGTTATCCCTTTATTGGTCTTCTGCGGAATTGCGGCACTACTTCTAGTGCGGCTCGGGGCCGGAGACCCCTCACTCGTGCCCTCTGCTCTAATAGGCAGGTCAGTACCGCAATTTGCGCTGAAGCCGCTCGAAGGGCTTTCAACATCCGGTCCACCCGGCTTGTCGAGCGCAGATTTGCGGAGAGGGCACGTGACAATCTTGAACGTGTTTGCATCATGGTGTGTTGAGTGTCGGGAAGAAGAAGGGGCCCTAATGGCGTTGGCGAGCGACCCGGCTCTGCAGCGACGGGGCGTGAAACTCACCGGCATTGTGTACAAGGACGATCCAAAAAATGCGTTGGCCTATCTCGTCGCTCACGGCAACCCGTTTGCACAGGTCGGCACTGACCGCTCGGGCCGAACGGGAATCGATTTCGGTGTCTATGGCGTTCCCGAGACCTACGTGATCAAGGGCGATGGCACAATCGCTTACAAGCTGGTTGGTGGCATCTCGGACGCAAGTCGGCCTGGTTTGATGGCGGCGATTGCCGAAGCGGCGCGTCCATGA
- the ccmI gene encoding c-type cytochrome biogenesis protein CcmI produces the protein MLWAIFAMMTSSVALALARSLSERRVVVRAHDPNVTFYRDLLTEADEDVRCGLLASQDAVTTRAEIERRLLASLNSACEGRPHASRRGGERRGAAALAIVLMLPLVALASYLKVGAPSQPDMPIASRPSNGDFSLAAAVPDIHAGQAGANIAGLPPEQRSNAIRGMVAELAEKLSKDGHHLQGWLQLIRSYAALGEREKAEAAVASARAQLAGDAQASTRVDELVRQLRLEE, from the coding sequence GTGCTGTGGGCCATTTTTGCAATGATGACGTCTTCAGTCGCGCTGGCGCTGGCGAGGTCGCTTTCCGAGCGGCGCGTGGTCGTTCGCGCTCACGATCCGAATGTGACGTTCTATCGCGATCTTCTGACTGAAGCGGATGAAGACGTGCGCTGCGGACTGCTAGCATCTCAAGATGCCGTGACGACTCGCGCCGAGATCGAGCGCCGGCTGCTCGCGTCACTCAACTCGGCATGCGAGGGCCGGCCGCATGCGTCCCGTCGTGGAGGTGAGCGACGCGGCGCGGCGGCTTTGGCGATCGTCTTAATGCTGCCGCTCGTCGCGCTCGCGTCGTACCTCAAGGTCGGCGCTCCCAGCCAACCCGACATGCCGATCGCATCGAGGCCGTCCAATGGAGATTTTAGCCTCGCTGCCGCGGTTCCTGACATCCACGCCGGCCAAGCCGGAGCTAACATTGCAGGGCTTCCTCCAGAGCAACGGAGCAACGCGATCCGGGGTATGGTAGCGGAGCTCGCCGAGAAACTCTCGAAGGACGGCCATCACCTTCAAGGATGGCTACAACTTATTAGGTCTTACGCGGCGTTGGGTGAGCGCGAGAAGGCCGAGGCGGCTGTCGCAAGCGCACGTGCTCAGCTAGCAGGCGATGCGCAAGCGTCGACTCGCGTGGATGAACTCGTCAGACAGCTTCGTTTAGAGGAGTAG
- the ccmE gene encoding cytochrome c maturation protein CcmE, producing the protein MTRKGRRLAIISAAGVTLTIAIGLILFALRDSIVFFYGPSELAAKAPPPGTRLRIGGLVKRGSLTHEGSSTVIFAVTDLKHDVDVSYTGLLPDLFREGQGVVAEGTVEGPSLFHADTVLAKHDERYMPKEVADELKREGTWRNERSARAQ; encoded by the coding sequence TTGACGCGAAAGGGCAGGCGCCTCGCTATCATCAGCGCAGCTGGCGTCACTTTGACGATCGCGATAGGGCTCATCCTGTTCGCGTTGCGAGACAGTATTGTCTTCTTTTATGGGCCGAGCGAACTGGCCGCAAAGGCGCCGCCGCCAGGCACCCGGCTGCGCATCGGCGGGCTAGTGAAACGTGGCTCACTCACCCATGAAGGTTCGTCGACTGTCATCTTCGCGGTGACAGACCTAAAGCACGATGTCGACGTCAGCTACACCGGATTGTTGCCGGATCTCTTCCGTGAAGGACAGGGCGTTGTCGCCGAGGGCACCGTGGAAGGACCGAGCCTTTTTCATGCCGACACCGTGCTAGCAAAACACGACGAGCGATATATGCCCAAGGAGGTAGCTGACGAGCTCAAGCGAGAAGGTACTTGGCGCAACGAAAGATCTGCGCGAGCGCAATAG